One Skermanella pratensis genomic window, ACCAACGCCGATATGACCGGCTGCGACCTGCACGAGGCGGTGGTGACCGGCACGATCCTGGAACGCTGAAACCTATTTCTGGAACTTCTCGGCCTGCTGCCGGTCTTCCTCGACCTCCTGCGCGACTTCGGCGACCGCTTCGGAGTCGAGCTTCCTGGCTTTCTCGACCAGCTTCTCGCCTTCCTTCCGGTCGCCCTCGATCATTTTCTCCAGGCCTTCCTCGGCGAGATCCTGGGCCTTGTCGTGGTTCTGGT contains:
- a CDS encoding heme biosynthesis protein HemY, with product MAADNQNHDKAQDLAEEGLEKMIEGDRKEGEKLVEKARKLDSEAVAEVAQEVEEDRQQAEKFQK